Proteins from one Polynucleobacter wuianus genomic window:
- the cysM gene encoding cysteine synthase CysM, which yields MSKPSYLTISQTVGNTPLVRLQRIPGLENEHRKNVILGKLEGNNPAGSVKDRPALSMIMRAQERGEIKPGDTLIEATSGNTGIALAMTAAMLGYKMILVMPENQSVERRQSMAAYGAELILTAASGGMEFARDYALQLQREGRGRLLDQFANPDNPRAHIETTGPEIWRDTDGQITHFVSAMGTTGTITGVSTYLKSMNPEIQIIGAQPEEGSQIPGIRKWAPEYLPKIYQGDRVDRIEYVTQADAEDMARRLAAEEGIFCGISAGGALVVALRIARQVENATIVFIVCDRGDRYLSTGVFPA from the coding sequence ATGAGTAAACCTTCTTACCTAACGATTTCACAAACTGTAGGCAATACCCCATTAGTACGGCTACAGCGTATTCCTGGTTTGGAAAACGAGCATCGTAAAAATGTGATCCTAGGTAAGTTAGAGGGTAATAATCCAGCCGGGTCGGTGAAAGACCGACCTGCGCTGTCGATGATCATGCGTGCACAAGAGCGTGGCGAAATTAAACCCGGTGATACTTTAATTGAAGCAACCAGTGGTAATACTGGTATTGCCTTAGCAATGACTGCTGCCATGCTGGGATACAAGATGATCTTGGTCATGCCAGAAAATCAAAGTGTTGAACGACGTCAAAGTATGGCTGCCTATGGTGCAGAGCTTATTTTGACTGCAGCATCTGGTGGGATGGAATTTGCAAGAGATTATGCTTTGCAACTCCAGCGTGAAGGCCGCGGCAGATTGCTAGATCAGTTTGCTAACCCAGATAATCCTAGAGCGCATATTGAAACCACCGGCCCAGAGATTTGGCGCGATACAGATGGGCAGATTACCCATTTTGTTTCTGCGATGGGCACTACTGGAACAATCACCGGCGTATCTACTTACCTCAAATCGATGAACCCAGAGATTCAGATTATTGGGGCACAGCCCGAAGAAGGTTCGCAGATTCCGGGTATTCGAAAGTGGGCGCCAGAGTATTTGCCAAAGATCTATCAAGGCGATCGCGTTGACCGAATTGAATATGTCACACAGGCAGATGCTGAAGATATGGCAAGGCGTTTGGCGGCTGAAGAAGGTATTTTCTGCGGTATCTCAGCTGGCGGAGCTTTGGTAGTGGCTCTACGTATTGCTCGTCAGGTAGAAAATGCCACTATTGTCTTTATTGTGTGCGATCGCGGCGATCGCTACCTCTCAACGGGTGTTTTCCCCGCTTAA
- a CDS encoding ComEA family DNA-binding protein, which produces MTRNFNSRSTGFIRSALVSAALALTSLGLAYASPINVNTATQSELESIKGIGPSKARTIISERTDGGHFQDANDLQKRVRGIGMRSVEKMVDNGLTIEAPSSFREPNGRTKKEGGASSRRNSRNQGGHRNQPERTTPHRRN; this is translated from the coding sequence ATGACAAGAAATTTCAATTCTAGAAGTACAGGCTTTATTCGTTCGGCATTAGTTTCAGCAGCTCTGGCATTGACTTCTTTGGGGCTTGCTTATGCCTCACCAATCAATGTAAATACGGCAACTCAGTCTGAATTGGAAAGCATTAAAGGAATTGGCCCATCTAAAGCAAGAACCATCATTAGCGAGCGCACCGATGGTGGCCACTTTCAAGATGCTAATGATTTACAAAAACGCGTGCGTGGTATTGGCATGAGATCGGTTGAAAAGATGGTGGATAACGGATTAACCATAGAGGCGCCAAGCTCTTTTCGGGAGCCCAATGGCCGCACCAAGAAGGAGGGCGGAGCCTCTAGCAGACGCAATTCGCGTAATCAGGGTGGTCATCGCAATCAGCCAGAGCGTACGACGCCACATCGCCGAAATTAA
- the rfaD gene encoding ADP-glyceromanno-heptose 6-epimerase: MTIIVTGAAGFIGANIVQVLNARGEKNIIAVDDLRPADKYRNLADLDIIDYLDKDEFLEAFRSGRFGKVQAVFHEGACSDTMETDGIFMMANNYRYTMDLLDICTAQKVQLLYASSAATYGGSDVFVESREHEKPLNIYGYSKFLFDQVMRKRFAENANTAQVVGFRYFNVYGPRESHKGRMASVAFHQYHQYKANGHVKLFGEYGGYGAGEQSRDFVSVEDVVKVNLFFLDHPEISGIFNLGSGRAQPFNDVAHAVANAMRKLDKAQPATLQELVKEKAIEYIPFPDALKGKYQCFTQADLTKLRAAGYTEPFLNVEQGVGRYIEWLEANSGFLANPL, translated from the coding sequence GTGACTATTATCGTAACTGGCGCCGCTGGTTTTATTGGTGCGAACATTGTTCAGGTCCTCAATGCACGTGGTGAGAAAAACATCATTGCCGTAGACGATCTGCGTCCTGCGGATAAGTATCGTAATCTCGCTGATTTAGACATTATTGATTACCTCGATAAAGATGAATTTTTAGAGGCATTTAGAAGTGGTCGCTTTGGCAAGGTACAGGCAGTATTCCATGAGGGCGCATGCTCTGACACGATGGAGACTGACGGTATTTTCATGATGGCGAACAACTATCGCTACACCATGGATTTGCTGGACATCTGCACGGCTCAAAAAGTGCAATTACTCTATGCATCTTCGGCTGCAACTTATGGCGGTTCTGATGTATTTGTTGAGAGTCGTGAACATGAGAAGCCACTAAACATCTATGGCTACTCTAAATTCTTATTTGATCAAGTCATGCGCAAGCGCTTTGCTGAAAATGCGAATACTGCGCAAGTAGTCGGATTTCGCTATTTCAACGTATATGGCCCACGTGAGTCCCATAAAGGTCGCATGGCATCGGTTGCCTTTCATCAATATCACCAATACAAAGCCAATGGGCATGTCAAACTCTTTGGTGAGTATGGTGGTTATGGTGCTGGCGAACAAAGCCGTGACTTTGTGTCTGTAGAAGATGTCGTTAAGGTAAACCTGTTTTTCTTGGATCATCCAGAAATTAGCGGTATCTTCAACTTAGGTAGCGGACGTGCGCAGCCATTTAACGATGTTGCCCATGCTGTAGCAAATGCAATGCGCAAGCTAGATAAAGCACAACCAGCTACCCTGCAAGAATTGGTAAAAGAAAAAGCGATTGAGTACATTCCGTTCCCAGATGCACTCAAAGGAAAATATCAATGTTTCACTCAAGCGGATTTAACAAAACTGCGCGCTGCAGGCTACACAGAGCCCTTCCTAAATGTTGAGCAAGGTGTCGGTCGTTATATTGAGTGGCTAGAAGCCAATTCTGGTTTCTTGGCAAACCCACTGTAA
- the rfaE1 gene encoding D-glycero-beta-D-manno-heptose-7-phosphate kinase: MEKVNREQFSKARLLVVGDVMLDRYWFGDTHRISPEAPVPVVQVGKIDERLGGAANVARNVAALGAQTTILGIVGKDEPGQRVIDLLKSGGVDSQLEVDADVPTIVKLRVIARQQQLIRLDFEETPSKKALAHKLERFEKLVGFADVVILSDYGKGALGQVAHMIEQARAQHKMILVDPKGEDYEKYRGATVLTPNRSELRQVVGQWTSEEDLTKRAQDLRKSLNLEALLLTRSEEGMSLYTDAGVSHVKAQAREVFDVSGAGDTVIATLAVALAAKWPLEKAMALANRAGGIVVGKLGTATVTSEELQ; the protein is encoded by the coding sequence ATGGAAAAAGTGAATCGTGAACAATTCTCCAAAGCACGCCTACTGGTAGTGGGTGATGTGATGCTGGATCGTTATTGGTTTGGCGATACCCATCGTATTTCTCCTGAGGCGCCAGTCCCAGTAGTTCAGGTTGGCAAGATTGATGAGCGTCTGGGTGGCGCTGCCAACGTAGCGCGTAACGTTGCTGCCTTAGGCGCTCAGACCACAATTCTTGGAATTGTTGGCAAAGACGAACCAGGGCAGCGAGTCATTGATCTGCTGAAATCTGGTGGTGTTGATAGTCAACTTGAGGTTGATGCAGACGTACCGACAATTGTTAAGTTGCGCGTCATTGCACGTCAGCAGCAATTAATCCGTTTAGATTTTGAAGAAACCCCTAGTAAAAAAGCCTTGGCACATAAGCTCGAGCGTTTTGAAAAATTAGTAGGTTTTGCTGATGTGGTGATTCTGTCTGATTACGGCAAGGGCGCCTTAGGTCAAGTGGCTCATATGATTGAGCAAGCGAGAGCACAACACAAAATGATCTTGGTCGACCCTAAAGGCGAGGATTACGAAAAGTATCGTGGTGCTACTGTGTTAACACCAAATCGTAGCGAGTTGCGCCAAGTAGTAGGGCAATGGACCAGCGAAGAAGATTTAACTAAAAGAGCACAAGACCTCAGAAAGTCACTGAACTTAGAGGCATTGTTATTGACGCGCTCTGAAGAGGGTATGAGTTTATATACCGATGCAGGTGTGAGTCACGTCAAGGCTCAGGCACGCGAGGTATTTGATGTTTCAGGCGCTGGCGATACGGTGATTGCAACCTTAGCGGTTGCCTTGGCTGCGAAGTGGCCATTAGAAAAGGCAATGGCTTTAGCCAATCGTGCTGGTGGTATTGTGGTTGGGAAGCTGGGTACAGCTACCGTTACTTCAGAGGAATTACAGTGA